In Fibrobacter sp. UWP2, the genomic window GCAAGGGGCTACCCGCAGTAAAACCGGTGAGTGAGGCTCAACGTTTGTAAATAAAATACAACTATCGGTCTTTTACGCAGCGGACAGAATTCATAGATGATAGATGATACTCCCTCATTTCCGCAGATTCTTTACCAATTCTGAATATACGAGAATTGCTGTTTTGGGTATCAATGAACTTTACATAATAATAATCGTATTTGCCGGGTATGGTTTCCGAAGGTGCTCGCGTCGAGGTCCAAAAATAAGCTGCTGCGTCATTTGATGTGACGTCAGCGGTCCACATGTCAAGGAGCTCTTCATAATTTCCTGTGGGAAGGATGGACATTTCTGAATTGTCTTTGCCTTTTCTATAGTACCAGCCATATTTAGACATCAAGAATAGCGCTGACGTGTCTGCGCAATAGTTTGTATTGTTGTTGAATGCCGTTTCATTTGCGCATCCTCCAATGTAAGACATACTTAAACTAGCAAACAACGTTTTCCACTCTGTTGTATCGGGCAGGTGCCAGCCATCTGGACAAACAGTTTGTGCAGTGATAGCTGAGTAAAAACGACCGCTGGACAAACAATGTGCTTCACTAAAATGAGGGCATCTGCTGCTATCTGGTGTCCCGATTTTGTAATTGAGGTTTTGCAGCATCCACTCCTTTGCGCCAAATCCCTTCTTGTAGTATTCGTGACCATCGCGTTTATCAGTAAAAATATAATCATAACCAACAGGTTTGATTCCCATCGAAATCGCCATCCAGGCTTTGGCTGGAATGTTCCAATTCCATTGTTCCATCGATATAAAATTCCCTGCCCCCGCGCACGTCATGAGTTCTCCATTAACCCTTAACGTGTCGCCAATGTAAATTGAAGTACAAATTCTATTAAGGATGATTTCACTTGAAGTCAACAGACGATAATGCCGGGAATCTGTAGAATCACAAACGTATTGCAGTCCGTTGGTTCGTCCGTATATGATTAAACTTTCAGAACCGGGTTGACCACACGCGACGACTGCCCCGGTAGTCTGGTTGATGTAATCTGGAGCTAAAAGCCAGCGATAAGTGGTGTCGGAATTTTCGGCGTCGCCCTTTGAACAAAGGTAATAGTTATCATTAAAGGGAATCTTGCTTAGATCTCCGCTTTTGCTTATGTTTGCCCCGCTGTTGTTTTGTTTTTCGGCGCAAGCCCTGCCGCGTTTCGGGTCCAGTTTCTTGAATATCGAATCCAATGCCGTGCCATGCCGCCAGTGGTTCCCGTCAAAAACATAGACAAGGTTCGAGTTTACTTTGCCGTTGCGCACGTCCCCTTCGACGAAGTTTGTATCAAGAGCATCCCAACCAGCGGTATCCTCTTCAATGTTGATTGATTTACGCCAACTCTGCGAGTCGCATGTGTACCAAAGACCATCGGAGAGCTCGGCGATTTCACCATTGCGCTTAATAGTACAGCCACGTTGGCCGAAGGTGTCGTAAGCGTTGCCTGCACGCCATTGTTGAGTGGTTTGCTCGTATACATACGGGGCGTGCGTTTCTGCTCCTTCTTCTACATCTCCGTCATTGTCGGCAGTTATGAACTCGCGCGTGTCTTTTTCATAATCGGTGGACGGTCGCCAATTTCCGTCTTCACAGGTGTAGAAAATTCTGCTGATGACAGTATCTTTCACTACAATGCCGTTTCGCGTGCTCTTTTCGCCTTCGGTGCAACCTGTGCCAAGGATGGCGTCCAGCTCAGTGCCTTCCTTCCATTTGTTGTCACTCAGGTGGAATACGTATACGCTGTCTGTGTAGGTGCCGCGGCTTACAGCGCCGTCCTTTTTTGCTGGTTTCCATCCGTATGTATCGTATTCTATGGGCTTGGCGCTTTGCCATGCGCGGTCTCTGCAAATGTACCATTTCTTTTCGGCAGAGTCTTGCGCAATGTTCCCTTCTTTAGAACTGGTGCAACCCAG contains:
- a CDS encoding FISUMP domain-containing protein is translated as LGCTSSKEGNIAQDSAEKKWYICRDRAWQSAKPIEYDTYGWKPAKKDGAVSRGTYTDSVYVFHLSDNKWKEGTELDAILGTGCTEGEKSTRNGIVVKDTVISRIFYTCEDGNWRPSTDYEKDTREFITADNDGDVEEGAETHAPYVYEQTTQQWRAGNAYDTFGQRGCTIKRNGEIAELSDGLWYTCDSQSWRKSINIEEDTAGWDALDTNFVEGDVRNGKVNSNLVYVFDGNHWRHGTALDSIFKKLDPKRGRACAEKQNNSGANISKSGDLSKIPFNDNYYLCSKGDAENSDTTYRWLLAPDYINQTTGAVVACGQPGSESLIIYGRTNGLQYVCDSTDSRHYRLLTSSEIILNRICTSIYIGDTLRVNGELMTCAGAGNFISMEQWNWNIPAKAWMAISMGIKPVGYDYIFTDKRDGHEYYKKGFGAKEWMLQNLNYKIGTPDSSRCPHFSEAHCLSSGRFYSAITAQTVCPDGWHLPDTTEWKTLFASLSMSYIGGCANETAFNNNTNYCADTSALFLMSKYGWYYRKGKDNSEMSILPTGNYEELLDMWTADVTSNDAAAYFWTSTRAPSETIPGKYDYYYVKFIDTQNSNSRIFRIGKESAEMREYHLSSMNSVRCVKDR